The proteins below come from a single Micromonospora citrea genomic window:
- a CDS encoding glycosyltransferase 87 family protein, which yields MAQGPRRTIQQVVGVVALAVAVTAFLSVAAVRHGFFDLKVYYGALTWWVHDGGEIYDFLKPGTQYGFTYPPFAALVMLPMAYLPWTAAIVVSVAASVVVTAVLFWWLVDPISRRAGWTRWFALAVALCLAAAYEPMRETVNFGQVNMLLLFLVAVDLLRLLPAGSRWAGVGIGLATAIKLTPGIFIVYLLVTRRWRAAVTSMAAAAGATLLAAALFPDASREFWTEALWNTGRVGELAFVSNQSLRGVVARLNPEHPSTLAWLALVLATLALWAWRSRAAVVAGDEATGLALTGAVMCLVSPVTWVHHLVWLLPALILLVDNGMAAPAGGRRRRALLGAAIVGYGFLISRIVWAWEKDFTGLDGFLGSNTYVWISLALLAFLPIRRSGGDGRISRGPGGDGRTGRRATPAGSAVDAAGVPQLDQHDRRSPAGQGHRVGRPLTVG from the coding sequence GTGGCGCAGGGTCCCCGACGGACGATCCAGCAGGTCGTCGGCGTGGTCGCGCTCGCCGTGGCGGTGACCGCGTTCCTGTCCGTGGCGGCCGTCCGGCACGGCTTCTTCGACCTCAAGGTCTACTACGGCGCGCTGACCTGGTGGGTGCACGACGGCGGGGAGATCTACGACTTCCTCAAGCCCGGCACCCAGTACGGCTTCACCTATCCGCCCTTCGCCGCCCTGGTCATGCTGCCGATGGCGTACCTGCCCTGGACTGCGGCGATCGTGGTGAGCGTGGCCGCCAGCGTGGTCGTCACCGCCGTGCTCTTCTGGTGGCTGGTCGACCCGATCTCCCGCCGGGCCGGCTGGACCCGCTGGTTCGCCCTCGCCGTGGCGCTCTGCCTGGCCGCCGCGTACGAGCCGATGCGCGAGACGGTCAACTTCGGCCAGGTCAACATGCTGCTGCTCTTCCTGGTCGCGGTCGACCTGCTCCGGCTGCTGCCGGCCGGCAGCCGCTGGGCCGGTGTCGGCATCGGCCTGGCCACCGCGATCAAGCTGACCCCGGGCATCTTCATCGTCTACCTGCTGGTCACCCGGCGCTGGCGGGCCGCGGTCACCTCGATGGCCGCTGCGGCCGGGGCGACGCTGCTGGCCGCCGCGCTCTTCCCCGACGCCTCGCGGGAGTTCTGGACCGAGGCGCTGTGGAACACCGGCCGGGTGGGCGAGCTGGCGTTCGTCTCCAACCAGTCGCTGCGCGGCGTGGTGGCCCGGCTGAACCCGGAGCACCCGAGCACCCTGGCCTGGCTGGCGCTGGTGCTCGCCACGCTGGCGCTGTGGGCGTGGCGCTCCCGGGCCGCCGTGGTCGCCGGCGACGAGGCGACCGGCCTGGCGCTGACCGGCGCGGTGATGTGCCTGGTCAGCCCGGTCACCTGGGTGCACCACCTGGTCTGGCTGCTGCCCGCGCTGATCCTGCTGGTGGACAACGGCATGGCCGCGCCCGCCGGCGGGCGTCGGCGCCGCGCGCTGCTGGGCGCCGCCATCGTCGGGTACGGCTTCCTGATCAGCCGCATCGTCTGGGCGTGGGAGAAGGACTTCACCGGCCTCGACGGCTTCCTCGGCAGCAACACGTACGTCTGGATCAGCCTGGCGCTGCTGGCGTTCCTGCCCATCCGCCGCTCCGGCGGCGACGGCCGGATCAGCCGTGGCCCGGGCGGCGACGGCCGGACCGGTCGCCGGGCGACGCCCGCCGGGTCAGCCGTCGACGCGGCCGGCGTACCGCAGCTCGACCAGCACGACCGGCGCAGCCCCGCCGGCCAGGGGCACCGGGTAGGTCGACCGCTCACCGTCGGGTGA
- a CDS encoding M16 family metallopeptidase has protein sequence MSRAALRAPFPPDRRGVAAFPVPAGASHRAAGTARSGGASRAVTRTISDDPLGGTVRRTVLPSGLRVLTEAIPAMRSVSFGIWVAVGSRDETGPQAGAAHFLEHLLFKGTNKRSALDISSGIEAVGGETNAFTTKEYTCYYARVLDEDLPLAIDVMCDLVADSVLDPADVETERGVILEEIAMHDDEPGDEVHDLFARAVYGDHPLGRLISGTEETVTPMTRRQIQGFYRRRYTAPQIVIAAAGNLDHAAVVKLVRQALRGTPLDTDPASPAPHRSSTPAVRTKPATTLVEPKETEQAHVILGCPGIDRLDDRRFALGVLNNVLGGGMSSRLFQEIREQRGLAYSVYSYASQYADSGLFAVYAGCAPGKVDEVLELTRAELARVAADGLTEAEVARGKGMSKGSFVLGLEDTGSRMSRLAKGELLYGDLMPVDELLSRVDAVTVADVNALAAELLGRPMSLAVVGPFGRDDFSTR, from the coding sequence GTGAGTCGGGCCGCCCTTCGTGCGCCGTTTCCGCCGGATCGACGGGGGGTGGCGGCGTTCCCGGTTCCTGCGGGGGCGTCCCACCGCGCCGCCGGGACGGCCCGCTCCGGCGGCGCCTCCCGGGCGGTGACCCGGACGATCAGCGACGACCCGCTGGGCGGCACGGTACGCCGTACCGTGCTGCCCAGCGGCCTGCGCGTGCTGACCGAGGCGATCCCGGCGATGCGCAGCGTGTCGTTCGGCATCTGGGTGGCCGTCGGCTCCCGCGACGAGACCGGCCCGCAGGCCGGCGCCGCGCACTTCCTGGAGCACCTGCTGTTCAAGGGCACCAACAAGCGCAGCGCGCTGGACATCTCCTCCGGGATCGAGGCGGTGGGCGGCGAGACCAACGCCTTCACCACCAAGGAATACACCTGCTACTACGCCCGCGTGCTGGACGAGGACCTGCCGCTGGCCATCGACGTGATGTGCGACCTCGTCGCCGACTCGGTGCTGGACCCGGCCGACGTGGAGACCGAGCGGGGCGTGATCCTCGAAGAGATCGCCATGCACGACGACGAGCCGGGCGACGAGGTGCACGACCTCTTCGCCCGGGCGGTGTACGGCGACCACCCGCTGGGCCGGCTGATCTCCGGCACCGAGGAGACGGTCACCCCGATGACCCGGCGGCAGATCCAGGGCTTCTACCGCCGTCGCTACACCGCCCCGCAGATCGTCATCGCCGCCGCCGGCAACCTGGACCACGCCGCCGTGGTCAAGCTCGTCCGCCAGGCGCTGCGCGGCACCCCGCTGGACACCGACCCGGCGTCGCCCGCGCCGCACCGGTCGAGCACCCCGGCGGTACGCACGAAGCCCGCCACCACGCTGGTGGAGCCGAAGGAGACCGAGCAGGCGCACGTCATCCTCGGCTGCCCCGGCATCGACCGGCTCGACGACCGCCGGTTCGCCCTCGGCGTGCTCAACAACGTCCTCGGCGGGGGCATGTCCAGCCGGCTGTTCCAAGAGATCCGGGAGCAGCGCGGCCTCGCCTACTCGGTCTACTCCTACGCCAGCCAGTACGCCGACAGCGGCCTCTTCGCGGTCTACGCCGGCTGCGCGCCCGGCAAGGTGGACGAGGTGCTGGAGCTGACCCGGGCCGAGCTGGCCCGGGTGGCCGCCGACGGTCTCACCGAGGCCGAGGTGGCGCGGGGCAAGGGGATGAGCAAGGGCTCCTTCGTGCTGGGCCTGGAGGACACGGGCTCGCGGATGAGCCGGCTGGCCAAGGGCGAGCTGCTCTACGGCGACCTGATGCCCGTCGACGAGCTGCTCAGCCGGGTCGACGCGGTCACCGTGGCCGACGTCAACGCCCTCGCCGCCGAGCTGCTCGGCCGCCCGATGTCGTTGGCCGTGGTCGGGCCCTTCGGGCGGGACGACTTCTCCACCCGCTGA
- the dapA gene encoding 4-hydroxy-tetrahydrodipicolinate synthase has product MTHDHPDTPARAVSRPFGRVLTAMVTPFTADGSLDLDGAARLASHLVDEQGNDALVVNGTTGESPTTTDVEKEHLIRAVAEAVGDRAKVVAGVGTNDTRHTIELAAAAEKAGAHGLLVVTPYYNKPPQSGLLRHFTAVADATGLPVMLYDIPHRSGVPIDTETMVRLAEHGRIVAVKDAKGDLTATSWVTSRTNLAFYSGEDSLTLPALAVGAVGVVGTSTHFTGALTRRMIEAYDSGDTGTALGLHRRLLPLFTGIFRTQGVILVKAGLAAAGMPAGPVRPPLVDATDDEIAQLRADCAAAGLELPE; this is encoded by the coding sequence ATGACGCACGACCACCCTGACACCCCCGCCCGGGCGGTGTCCCGCCCCTTCGGGCGAGTGCTCACGGCCATGGTGACCCCGTTCACCGCCGACGGTTCGCTCGACCTCGACGGCGCCGCGCGCCTCGCCAGCCACCTGGTCGACGAGCAGGGCAACGACGCGCTGGTGGTCAACGGCACCACCGGTGAGTCGCCGACCACCACCGACGTCGAGAAGGAGCACCTGATCCGGGCCGTGGCGGAGGCCGTCGGCGACCGCGCCAAGGTCGTGGCCGGGGTCGGCACCAACGACACCCGGCACACCATCGAGCTGGCCGCCGCCGCCGAGAAGGCCGGCGCGCACGGGCTGCTCGTGGTCACCCCCTACTACAACAAGCCGCCGCAGAGCGGCCTGCTGCGCCACTTCACCGCCGTCGCGGACGCCACCGGCCTGCCGGTGATGCTCTACGACATCCCGCACCGCTCCGGCGTGCCGATCGACACCGAGACGATGGTGCGGCTGGCCGAGCACGGGCGGATCGTCGCGGTGAAGGACGCCAAGGGCGACCTGACCGCCACGAGCTGGGTCACCAGCCGGACGAACCTCGCCTTCTACAGCGGCGAGGACTCGCTCACCCTGCCCGCGCTGGCAGTGGGCGCCGTCGGCGTGGTCGGCACCTCGACCCACTTCACCGGCGCGCTCACCCGGCGGATGATCGAGGCGTACGACTCCGGCGACACCGGCACCGCGCTCGGCCTGCACCGGCGGCTGCTGCCGCTGTTCACCGGCATCTTCCGTACCCAGGGCGTGATCCTGGTGAAGGCGGGCCTGGCCGCCGCCGGGATGCCCGCCGGGCCGGTGCGCCCGCCGCTGGTCGACGCGACCGACGACGAGATCGCCCAGCTCCGCGCCGACTGCGCGGCGGCGGGCCTGGAACTTCCCGAATGA
- a CDS encoding GNAT family N-acetyltransferase, with product MLTIRHEEPEDAEAVARVHIHGWQAGYAGFMPDEVLRRLNVTAWAQRRRDVGTADPEHPFTTLIAEVDGAPAGFVTFGPYRNNQDRDDLDPTLGEVLGMYVEPAHWGDGTARALLAAARAGLAARGWSEYRVWVLADNHRARRFYERAGLSPDGERSTYPVPLAGGAAPVVLVELRYAGRVDG from the coding sequence ATGCTCACGATCCGGCACGAGGAGCCCGAGGACGCCGAGGCGGTCGCCCGGGTGCACATCCACGGGTGGCAGGCCGGCTACGCCGGGTTCATGCCCGACGAGGTGCTGCGGCGGCTCAACGTGACGGCGTGGGCGCAGCGCCGGCGGGATGTCGGCACCGCCGACCCCGAGCACCCGTTCACCACCCTCATCGCCGAGGTCGACGGGGCCCCCGCGGGGTTCGTCACGTTCGGGCCGTACCGCAACAACCAGGACCGGGACGACCTCGACCCCACCCTGGGCGAGGTGCTGGGGATGTACGTCGAGCCGGCGCACTGGGGCGACGGCACCGCGCGGGCGCTGCTGGCGGCGGCCCGCGCCGGCCTGGCCGCGCGGGGCTGGTCCGAATACCGCGTCTGGGTGCTGGCGGACAACCACCGGGCCCGCCGGTTCTACGAGCGGGCCGGGCTGTCACCCGACGGTGAGCGGTCGACCTACCCGGTGCCCCTGGCCGGCGGGGCTGCGCCGGTCGTGCTGGTCGAGCTGCGGTACGCCGGCCGCGTCGACGGCTGA
- a CDS encoding DUF2752 domain-containing protein, with the protein MSDVTSVDGPAPQPHPQGGGVDAPPEGFPVPPAGSLVPPAGSLVPPAGSLVPPVGGWPAGQVPPHQASQHPASPYPVPPYPVAEPDRLTRFVVRLYDRSPRWAVPLAALGCVAAGIGYALLSDPTRSAPDAAPTCLLKLTTGLDCPGCGGTRALWYVLHADLPAAARHHFLFVFALPFLAYFFVAWAGRQAFGWKLPELRLSSKALGGFLVAWLAFSVLRNLPWAPFTSLYV; encoded by the coding sequence GTGAGCGACGTGACGAGCGTCGACGGGCCGGCCCCGCAGCCGCATCCGCAGGGCGGCGGGGTGGACGCCCCGCCCGAGGGTTTCCCGGTCCCGCCCGCGGGGTCGCTGGTCCCGCCCGCGGGGTCGCTGGTCCCGCCCGCGGGGTCGCTGGTCCCGCCGGTGGGCGGCTGGCCGGCGGGTCAGGTGCCGCCCCACCAGGCGTCGCAGCATCCGGCGTCGCCCTACCCGGTGCCGCCCTATCCCGTGGCTGAGCCGGACCGGCTCACCCGCTTCGTCGTCCGGCTCTACGACCGCTCGCCTCGCTGGGCGGTGCCGCTGGCCGCGCTCGGCTGCGTCGCCGCCGGCATCGGCTACGCGCTGCTCAGCGATCCCACCCGCTCCGCGCCGGACGCCGCGCCGACCTGCCTGCTGAAGCTGACCACGGGGCTGGACTGCCCGGGCTGCGGCGGCACCCGGGCGCTCTGGTACGTGCTGCACGCCGACCTGCCGGCCGCCGCCCGGCACCACTTCCTCTTCGTCTTCGCGCTGCCCTTCCTGGCCTACTTCTTCGTCGCCTGGGCGGGGAGGCAGGCGTTCGGGTGGAAGCTGCCCGAGCTGCGGCTCAGCTCGAAGGCGCTCGGCGGCTTCCTCGTCGCCTGGCTGGCCTTCTCGGTGCTGCGCAACCTCCCCTGGGCGCCCTTCACCTCCCTCTACGTCTGA
- a CDS encoding winged helix-turn-helix domain-containing protein, which translates to MAAPEFLSLAQARRVALAAQGFADPAPTGAPTRRHLRRVLDRVGLIQMDSVNVLQRAHYLPLYSRLGPYPTALLDTAAYRRPRELFEYWGHEASLVPVGLHPALRWRMARSRSDSWGGMRRIAEEQPGLVAWVRDEVAARGPLTAAEIEHDAPRETGNWGWNWSAVKRALEFLFWAGEVTAAERTTSFARRYDLPERVLPAAVLDAPTPTDAEAHRALVSIAARSLGVAAEPELRDYFRLPVAGARQAIAELVEVGELLPVAVQGWQRPAWLHAGARLPRWVRGNTLVSPFDPLVWERARAERLFDFSYRIEIYVPAPQRVYGYYVLPFLQGERFTARVDLKADRKAGVLLVPAAWLEPGADPGETALALAAELHRLAGWLGLDAVAPPAAGDLAGPLAAALVGVGGVR; encoded by the coding sequence ATGGCCGCACCGGAATTCCTCTCGCTCGCCCAGGCACGCCGCGTCGCGCTGGCCGCCCAGGGCTTCGCCGACCCCGCGCCCACCGGCGCGCCCACCCGCCGGCACCTGCGCCGGGTGCTCGACCGGGTCGGGCTCATCCAGATGGACTCGGTGAACGTGCTGCAACGCGCGCACTACCTGCCGCTCTACAGCCGCCTCGGGCCCTACCCGACGGCCCTGCTCGACACCGCGGCCTACCGCCGCCCACGGGAGCTGTTCGAATACTGGGGGCACGAGGCGTCGCTGGTCCCCGTGGGGCTGCACCCGGCGCTGCGCTGGCGGATGGCCCGGTCCCGCTCGGATTCCTGGGGCGGGATGCGCCGGATCGCCGAGGAGCAGCCCGGGCTGGTCGCCTGGGTCCGCGACGAGGTGGCCGCCCGCGGGCCGCTGACCGCCGCCGAGATCGAGCACGACGCGCCCCGGGAGACCGGCAACTGGGGGTGGAACTGGTCGGCGGTGAAGCGGGCGCTGGAGTTCCTCTTCTGGGCCGGCGAGGTGACCGCCGCCGAGCGCACCACCTCGTTCGCCCGCCGCTACGACCTGCCCGAGCGGGTGCTGCCGGCCGCCGTGCTCGACGCGCCCACGCCGACCGACGCGGAGGCTCACCGCGCGCTCGTGAGCATCGCCGCGCGGTCCCTCGGGGTGGCCGCCGAGCCGGAGCTGCGCGACTACTTTCGGCTGCCGGTGGCCGGCGCCCGGCAGGCGATCGCCGAGCTGGTCGAGGTTGGCGAGCTGCTGCCGGTCGCCGTGCAGGGCTGGCAGCGGCCCGCCTGGCTGCACGCCGGGGCGCGGCTGCCCCGCTGGGTGCGCGGCAACACGCTGGTCAGCCCGTTCGACCCGCTGGTCTGGGAGCGGGCCCGCGCCGAGCGGCTCTTCGACTTCAGCTACCGCATCGAGATCTACGTGCCAGCGCCGCAGCGCGTCTACGGTTACTACGTGCTGCCCTTCCTTCAGGGGGAGCGGTTCACCGCCCGGGTCGACCTGAAGGCCGACCGGAAGGCCGGCGTGCTGCTGGTGCCGGCCGCCTGGCTCGAGCCGGGCGCCGATCCGGGCGAGACCGCGCTGGCGCTCGCCGCCGAGCTGCACCGCCTCGCCGGCTGGCTCGGCCTCGACGCGGTGGCGCCGCCCGCCGCCGGCGACCTGGCGGGGCCACTGGCCGCCGCGCTGGTGGGCGTGGGCGGTGTACGGTGA
- a CDS encoding VOC family protein, with protein sequence MFTDTRAMSSFAVDDVDRAQRFYADTLGLRVSRDDAMGGMLTLHVAGDRDILVYPKDDHVPATYTVLNFPVDDVDRAVDELAGRGVRFERYPGMPQDEKGVMRDNGPSIAWFTDPAGNILSVLEEG encoded by the coding sequence ATGTTCACGGACACGAGGGCGATGAGCAGCTTCGCGGTCGACGACGTCGACCGGGCACAGCGGTTCTACGCCGACACGCTCGGCCTGCGGGTGTCGCGCGACGACGCGATGGGCGGCATGCTGACGCTGCACGTCGCCGGCGACCGCGACATCCTGGTCTATCCGAAGGACGACCACGTCCCGGCGACCTACACGGTGCTCAACTTCCCGGTCGACGACGTCGACCGGGCCGTCGACGAGTTGGCCGGGCGCGGGGTGCGGTTCGAGCGCTACCCCGGCATGCCGCAGGACGAGAAGGGCGTCATGCGCGACAACGGTCCGTCGATCGCCTGGTTCACCGACCCGGCCGGCAACATCCTGTCGGTGCTGGAGGAGGGCTGA
- the thyX gene encoding FAD-dependent thymidylate synthase, with translation MVQPQVKLIAWTHFEAPDDVPWSTDAEGGQALAEFAGRACYQSWKKPNPATATNAGYLAHILEVGHLSVLEHGSVSFYFSGVSRSFTHELIRHRHFSYSQLSQRYVPERDAAMVEPRVIADDPELHKKFVEAAEASVRAYNELLAGLEQRFADVENATLRRKQARQAARAVLPNATETRIVVTGNYRAWRHFIAMRATEHADVEIRELAVECLRQLQGVAPNVFADFVISTLPDGTEVAASPHGE, from the coding sequence ATGGTGCAGCCACAGGTCAAGCTCATCGCGTGGACCCACTTCGAGGCCCCGGACGACGTGCCGTGGTCGACCGACGCGGAGGGCGGCCAGGCCCTCGCCGAGTTCGCCGGCCGGGCCTGTTACCAGAGCTGGAAGAAGCCGAACCCGGCCACGGCCACCAACGCCGGCTACCTCGCGCACATCCTCGAGGTCGGGCACCTCAGCGTGCTGGAGCACGGCTCGGTCAGCTTCTACTTCAGCGGGGTGTCTCGCTCGTTCACCCACGAGCTGATCCGGCACCGGCACTTCTCGTACTCGCAGCTCTCCCAGCGGTACGTGCCGGAGCGGGACGCCGCCATGGTCGAGCCCCGGGTGATCGCCGACGACCCCGAGCTGCACAAGAAGTTCGTGGAGGCGGCCGAGGCGAGCGTCCGGGCGTACAACGAGCTGCTCGCGGGGCTGGAGCAGCGCTTCGCCGACGTGGAGAACGCCACGCTGCGGCGCAAGCAGGCCCGTCAGGCGGCGCGCGCCGTGCTGCCCAACGCCACCGAGACCCGGATCGTGGTCACCGGCAACTACCGGGCCTGGCGGCACTTCATCGCCATGCGGGCCACCGAGCACGCCGACGTGGAGATCCGCGAGCTGGCGGTGGAGTGCCTGCGGCAGCTCCAGGGGGTCGCCCCGAACGTCTTCGCCGACTTCGTCATCTCGACGCTGCCCGACGGCACCGAGGTGGCCGCCAGCCCGCACGGCGAGTGA
- a CDS encoding GNAT family N-acetyltransferase, producing the protein MIDSGLLDRAGRRITLRPVDDDNWRAVADVAPRDDQREWVAALAARYLLLTERSDVWTSLAVYADETVAGHVMWGVDDDGSRWIGGMVIDAPQQDRGVGRAVVRTLAGWLADQDGGHPVRLSYHPDNASAARLYASLGFVPTGVMEDDEVVAELRPA; encoded by the coding sequence GTGATCGACTCGGGGCTCCTCGACCGCGCCGGCCGCAGGATCACCCTGCGCCCGGTCGACGACGACAACTGGCGGGCGGTGGCCGACGTCGCCCCCCGCGACGACCAGCGCGAATGGGTGGCGGCGCTGGCCGCCCGCTACCTGCTGCTGACCGAACGCTCCGACGTGTGGACCTCGCTCGCCGTGTACGCGGACGAGACGGTCGCCGGACACGTCATGTGGGGCGTGGACGACGACGGCTCGCGCTGGATCGGCGGCATGGTGATCGACGCGCCCCAGCAGGACCGGGGCGTCGGCCGGGCGGTCGTGCGCACCCTCGCCGGGTGGCTGGCCGACCAGGACGGCGGTCATCCCGTACGGCTCTCCTACCACCCCGACAACGCCTCGGCCGCCCGGCTCTACGCCAGCCTCGGCTTCGTCCCCACCGGAGTGATGGAGGACGACGAGGTCGTCGCCGAGCTGCGCCCGGCCTGA
- a CDS encoding sigma-70 family RNA polymerase sigma factor, with the protein MTAATATSGAGVTDGERAGRDPDGATRAADATLERHRVELTGYCYRMLGSIFDAEDAVQETMLRAWRGRDGFQARSSTRTWLYRIATNVCLDQLRGRARRALPTEFGEPDAPVAAALGASTPDRWVGPAPDAAVLPAGDPAAVVESRESVRLAFVAALQHLPPRQRAVLILRDVLRWRADETAELTGATVAAVNSALQRARATMAAREDVPGAPLDQRQRDLLDRYVDSFERYDVDSLVALLREDAVQSMPPFALWLRGPVDIARWMLGPGAGCHGSRLVPVSANGGAAFGHYRPDPAGGHRPFGIILPAASAGRIVRLTHFLTPELFPVFGLPPRLGPRPGDPRSGRPER; encoded by the coding sequence ATGACCGCAGCGACGGCGACCAGCGGGGCGGGCGTGACCGACGGCGAGCGGGCCGGCCGTGACCCCGACGGCGCGACCCGGGCAGCCGACGCGACGCTGGAGCGGCACCGGGTCGAGCTGACGGGCTACTGCTACCGGATGCTCGGCTCGATCTTCGACGCCGAGGACGCGGTGCAGGAGACGATGCTGCGCGCCTGGCGCGGGCGCGACGGCTTCCAGGCCCGGTCCTCCACCCGCACGTGGCTCTACCGCATCGCCACCAACGTCTGCCTCGACCAGTTGCGGGGGCGCGCCCGGCGGGCCCTGCCGACGGAGTTCGGCGAGCCGGACGCCCCGGTCGCCGCCGCGTTGGGCGCGTCGACGCCCGACCGCTGGGTGGGGCCCGCCCCCGACGCGGCGGTGCTGCCCGCTGGCGACCCGGCGGCGGTGGTCGAGTCCCGCGAGTCGGTCCGGCTGGCGTTCGTGGCCGCGCTGCAACACCTGCCGCCCCGGCAGCGGGCGGTGCTGATCCTGCGCGACGTGCTGCGTTGGCGGGCCGACGAGACCGCCGAGTTGACCGGCGCCACCGTCGCCGCGGTCAACAGCGCGCTCCAGCGGGCCCGCGCGACGATGGCCGCCCGCGAGGACGTGCCGGGCGCGCCGCTCGACCAGCGGCAGCGCGACCTGCTCGACCGCTACGTCGACAGCTTCGAGCGCTACGACGTCGACTCGCTCGTCGCGCTGCTGCGGGAGGACGCGGTGCAGAGCATGCCGCCGTTCGCGCTGTGGCTGCGCGGCCCCGTGGACATCGCCCGGTGGATGCTCGGCCCGGGCGCCGGGTGCCACGGCTCGCGGCTGGTCCCGGTCTCCGCCAACGGCGGCGCCGCCTTCGGTCACTACCGCCCCGACCCCGCCGGCGGGCACCGACCGTTCGGAATCATCCTGCCGGCCGCCTCGGCGGGGCGGATCGTGCGGCTCACCCATTTCCTCACCCCGGAGCTCTTCCCGGTGTTCGGCCTGCCGCCGCGCCTGGGTCCCCGGCCCGGTGACCCCCGTTCCGGGCGCCCGGAGCGATGA
- the dapB gene encoding 4-hydroxy-tetrahydrodipicolinate reductase, which yields MTDEQEKSADEPIRVGVLGARGRMGVEVCKAVDAAGDMELVAMVDQGDWLFNASDAGAEVIVDFTTPDVVMDNLQWCIDQGINAVVGTTGFTGQRLEQVRGWLARKPGVGVVIAPNFGIGAVLMMQFAARAARHFESVEIVEQHHPRKLDAPSGTATHTARLIAAARAEAGLGPAPDATKDEVAGARGADVDGVRVHAVRATGLVAHQEVLFGTVGETLTIRHDSYDRASFMPGVLLAVRAVRNRPGLTVGLDTLLD from the coding sequence GTGACTGACGAGCAGGAGAAGAGCGCGGACGAGCCGATCCGGGTCGGCGTGCTGGGCGCCCGGGGCCGGATGGGCGTCGAGGTGTGCAAGGCCGTCGACGCCGCCGGCGACATGGAGCTGGTGGCCATGGTCGACCAGGGCGACTGGCTGTTCAACGCCTCCGACGCCGGGGCCGAGGTGATTGTCGACTTCACCACCCCCGACGTCGTCATGGACAACCTGCAGTGGTGCATCGACCAGGGCATCAACGCGGTCGTGGGCACCACCGGATTCACCGGGCAGCGGCTGGAGCAGGTGCGCGGCTGGCTGGCCCGCAAGCCCGGCGTCGGCGTGGTGATCGCCCCCAACTTCGGCATCGGCGCGGTGCTGATGATGCAGTTCGCCGCCCGCGCGGCCCGGCACTTCGAGTCGGTCGAGATCGTCGAGCAGCACCACCCCCGCAAGCTGGACGCGCCCAGCGGCACCGCCACGCACACCGCCCGGCTGATCGCGGCGGCCCGCGCCGAGGCGGGGCTCGGCCCGGCGCCGGACGCCACGAAGGACGAGGTCGCGGGCGCCCGGGGCGCTGACGTCGACGGCGTACGCGTGCACGCCGTGCGCGCCACCGGCCTCGTCGCGCACCAGGAGGTGCTCTTCGGCACCGTCGGCGAGACGCTGACCATCCGCCACGACTCGTACGACCGGGCGTCGTTCATGCCCGGCGTGCTGCTGGCCGTCCGCGCGGTCCGCAACCGGCCCGGGCTGACGGTCGGCCTGGACACCCTGCTCGACTGA